The Pygocentrus nattereri isolate fPygNat1 chromosome 2, fPygNat1.pri, whole genome shotgun sequence genome has a window encoding:
- the prox3 gene encoding prospero homeobox 3 has translation MAGFRCNVRIEFSSGQRKAFTKSGIQTVCVRARARVCVCVCVCVDWLDGPPSLAHRRAPDRRSAAEGSGAADTNGQRGKRGNGGRREQQSESGTRTQLDRRRNPRQRRGVMDSPSEFFQQQQQQQQSHPSFDLYTRSPLESTSTGPSYPASSPVTYPVISPLLHPNSASQRWGGYRQRQCLFSELPASEDGQEEDVEMLGRKAAEGASQAPLAKLGERRRVSLPESCDWNQDVVRVKRLRVDNVLRRNGEMEKEGHRGRRRIASRGLQDEKNGEEEGRRKESREGRRRQRRELKLQLEETRGRLLELQRKVWRAYGEQRIEEEKEEGGGEEEDGGMDEMAEMFSEGEGDDCPASGLSPSVFSSERKREKHESSQNGNSEEFPEEAMDLDVELDGGGVWLGCSLVQGEWENTNSNEKEKFAQALKQELANVVARVIDRVVRLYAESDQSPTPASVLAQETPASRVFGPNPSKKPRLGFRPHALVPGGMHVVEQAEALPLVAKKLQDKRNPLNQGKHKHPLIPPQNPGLPFLPQPPLPALLPPRNKEPFLPSCPPNPPPLPLPLLHYTMQHLFTRSLSSIPLHKDGLSSEPFMEFRTHNPSFPPLPPLLAQLNPPLADRGTDEGMRAGGIGGMDGGDVALYLGAGASQEGLSPCHLKKAKLMFFYTRYPSSNTLKTYFPDVKFNRCVTSQLIKWFSNFREFFYIQIERFARQAAREGLPATRERALRLGRNSELFRILNMHYNKSNDYQVPDRFVEVSELALREFFTAIQSGRDADPCWKKSIYKIICKLDSPVPDSFRLPGCPMDTHRMV, from the exons atggctgGGTTTAGGTGTAACGTCAGAATTGAATTTAGTAGTGGTCAAAGGAAAGCCTTCACAAAGTCAGGAATACAAAcggtgtgtgtgcgcgcgcgcgcgcgcgtgtgtgtgtgtgtgtgtgtgtgtgtggactggCTGGACGgacctccctctctcgctcatCGGCGCGCGCCGGACAGGAGGAGCGCCGCTGAGGGGAGCGGAGCGGCGGACACAAACGGacagaggggaaagagagggaaCGGCGGGAGAAGAGAGCAGCAGAGTGAGAGCGGGACACGGACTCAGCTGGACCGCAGGAGG AATCCCAGGCAGAGAAGAGGCGTGATGGATTCCCCTTCAGAGTttttccagcagcagcagcaacagcagcaatcCCATCCTTCCTTTGACCTGTACACCCGAAGTCCGCTGGAGTCCACTTCCACTGGCCCTAGTTACCCAGCTAGTAGTCCAGTCACTTACCCAGTCATTTCTCCACTCCTGCACCCCAACAGCGCCTCCCAGAGGTGGGGTGGATATAGGCAGCGACAGTGCTTGTTCTCTGAACTGCCAGCTTCCGAGGACGGCCAAGAGGAGGATGTGGAAATGCTGGGGAGGAAAGCTGCAGAAGGAGCAAGCCAAGCTCCATTAGCCAAGCTTGGCGAAAGGAGAAGAGTTTCACTCCCTGAGTCTTGTGACTGGAACCAGGACGTTGTAAGGGTGAAGAGGCTTAGAGTGGACAATGTGCTGAGGAGGAATGGTGAGATGGAAAAGGAAGGGCACCGGGGGAGGAGAAGGATTGCAAGCCGTGGCCTACAAGATGAGAAGAACGGAGAGGAAGAAGGGAGGAGGAAGGAGAGCAGAGAAGGAAGGCGGCGGCAGAGGCGTGAGCTGAAGCTCCAGCTGGAGGAGACCAGGGGAAGGCTGCTGGAGCTTCAACGCAAGGTGTGGAGAGCTTATGGAGAACAACGaatagaagaagagaaagaagaaggaggaggagaggaggaggatggaGGAATGGATGAGATGGCCGAGATGTTCTCTGAAGGAGAGGGGGATGATTGCCCGGCAAGTGGACTCTCCCCAAGTGTTTTCTCTTCAGAAAGAAAGCGCGAAAAGCATGAAAGCAGCCAGAATGGGAATTCTGAAGAATTTCCTGAAGAAGCAATGGACTTGGATGTGGAGCTGGATGGAGGAGGAGTGTGGCTGGGCTGCAGCTTGGTGCAAGGTGAATGGGAGAACACAAATAGCAACGAAAAAGAGAAGTTTGCTCAAGCCCTCAAGCAGGAGCTCGCCAATGTTGTGGCTCGGGTCATTGACAGGGTGGTCCGCCTCTATGCTGAAAGTGACCAGTCACCAACCCCAGCTTCAGTTCTAGCCCAAGAGACTCCTGCCAGCAGGGTATTTGGTCCAAACCCATCCAAGAAGCCAAGGCTTGGGTTTCGACCTCATGCCCTGGTACCTGGAGGAATGCATGTGGTAGAACAAGCTGAAGCTTTGCCTCTGGTCGCAAAGAAGCTTCAAGACAAGAGGAACCCTCTAAATCAAGGCAAACATAAGCACCCCCTGATCCCTCCACAAAACCCTGGCTTACCTTTCCTACCCCAGCCCCCTCTCCCTGCCCTCTTACCACCCAGGAACAAAGAGCCTTTCCTGCCCTCCTGCCCTCCGAACCCTCCTCCGCTCCCCTTGCCACTCCTGCACTACACCATGCAGCACCTCTTCACTCGTTCTCTCTCCAGCATACCCCTCCACAAGGATGGCCTCTCCAGCGAGCCCTTCATGGAATTTCGCACTCATAACCCCTCATTTCCACCCTTGCCACCACTGCTGGCCCAGTTAAATCCCCCTCTCGCAGACAGAGGGACGGACGAGGGGATGAGAGCAGGAGGCATTGGAGGAATGGATGGAGGAGATGTGGCTCTCTATCTTGGTGCTGGAGCA TCTCAGGAGGGTCTCTCTCCATGCCACCTGAAGAAAGCCAAGCTCATGTTCTTCTACACACGCTACCCCAGCTCCAACACACTCAAGACTTATTTCCCTGATGTCAAG TTCAACCGCTGTGTCACCTCCCAGCTCATCAAGTGGTTCAGTAACTTCAGAGAGTTTTTCTACATTCAGATAGAGCGGTTTGCACGTCAGGCGGCTCGCGAGGGCCTTCCTGCCACCAGAGAGAGGGCGCTGCGCCTGGGCCGTAACTCAGAACTCTTCCGCATCCTCAACATGCACTACAACAAGAGCAATGACTACCAg GTGCCAGACAGGTTTGTTGAAGTGTCTGAGTTGGCTCTAAGAGAGTTCTTCACTGCCATCCAGAGTGGACGTGATGCTGACCCCTGCTGGAAAAAGTCCATCTACAAGATCATCTGCAAACTGGACAGCCCTGTGCCTGACAGCTTCCGCTTACCAGGCTGCCCCATGGACACACACCGCATGGTCTAA